In the genome of Hymenobacter taeanensis, one region contains:
- a CDS encoding M48 family metallopeptidase, whose translation MLKNIALASCLFIAAACSTVPITGRRQLSLVSDAEMNTMAATEYQKVLASSKVINSGAQAEMVRRVGQRIQQAVETYFRQQNRQDQLEGYAWEFNLIQEDQQNAWCMPGGKVAVYTGILPITQDENGLAVVMGHEIAHAVAKHSSERMSQQMAAQGIGSIASVAVGQTPTATQNVFLQAVGVGSSLGLLKYGRSQESEADHLGLIFMAMAGYDPQGAVPFWQRMEARAGGASTPEFLSTHPSNGTRIADIQRELPEARSYYKGR comes from the coding sequence ATGCTCAAAAACATCGCCCTAGCCAGCTGCCTGTTTATAGCCGCCGCCTGCTCTACCGTGCCCATTACGGGGCGCCGCCAGCTGAGCCTGGTATCTGATGCGGAAATGAATACTATGGCCGCTACCGAATATCAAAAGGTGCTTGCCTCAAGCAAAGTAATTAACAGCGGTGCGCAGGCAGAAATGGTGCGTCGGGTAGGCCAGCGCATTCAGCAGGCCGTAGAAACGTATTTCCGCCAGCAAAATCGCCAAGACCAGCTGGAGGGCTACGCCTGGGAGTTTAATCTGATTCAGGAGGACCAGCAAAACGCGTGGTGTATGCCCGGTGGTAAAGTAGCCGTGTACACGGGCATCTTGCCCATCACGCAGGATGAAAACGGCCTGGCCGTGGTTATGGGCCACGAAATTGCTCACGCCGTAGCAAAGCACAGCTCTGAGCGCATGAGCCAGCAAATGGCCGCTCAGGGTATTGGCTCAATTGCATCGGTGGCCGTGGGCCAAACGCCTACGGCCACCCAAAACGTGTTTCTGCAGGCGGTAGGGGTAGGCTCGTCGCTGGGTCTGCTAAAGTACGGCCGCAGTCAAGAATCGGAAGCTGATCACCTAGGGCTTATCTTTATGGCCATGGCCGGGTATGATCCGCAGGGGGCAGTGCCGTTTTGGCAGCGCATGGAAGCCCGGGCCGGTGGGGCCAGTACGCCCGAATTTCTATCTACTCACCCCTCAAACGGTACCCGGATTGCCGATATCCAGCGTGAGCTACCCGAGGCTCGCTCGTATTACAAAGGCCGCTAA
- the bcp gene encoding thioredoxin-dependent thiol peroxidase, which translates to MSLPKIGEQAPAFEAQDQNGTTHRLQDYAGRKVALYFYPKDDTSGCTAQACNLRDNYQSLLGAGIQVLGVSIDGEKSHQKFATKYELPFPLLIDEDKKLVEAYGVWQEKSMYGRKYMGTMRYTFLIDEEGKIEKVITKVDTKNHAAQLL; encoded by the coding sequence ATGTCACTTCCAAAAATTGGCGAACAAGCCCCCGCTTTCGAAGCGCAGGACCAAAACGGCACCACTCACCGCCTGCAAGATTACGCGGGCCGCAAAGTAGCGCTCTACTTCTACCCCAAGGATGATACCAGCGGCTGCACGGCCCAGGCCTGCAACCTCCGCGACAACTACCAGAGCCTGCTGGGCGCCGGCATTCAGGTGCTGGGCGTGAGCATCGATGGTGAGAAGTCGCACCAGAAGTTTGCCACCAAGTACGAGCTACCCTTCCCCCTGCTCATTGACGAGGACAAGAAGCTGGTGGAGGCCTACGGCGTGTGGCAGGAGAAGTCGATGTACGGCCGCAAATACATGGGCACCATGCGCTACACCTTCCTGATAGATGAGGAGGGCAAAATAGAGAAGGTCATCACGAAAGTTGATACCAAGAATCACGCGGCGCAACTGCTGTAA
- the dnaB gene encoding replicative DNA helicase produces MGGASGKLPPQALELEAAVLGALMLEKDALTTVIDILKAQSFYKDGHQRIFKAILNLFDKSEPIDILTVTHELREMGELEAAGGAHYVANLTFKVNSAANIEYHARIITENAIKRELIRIASDIQRDAFEDTTDVFNLLDSTEQSLFEVSESNIRKNFDDMRSLMGKAIKELEEKKNQKDGLTGVPSGFSALDRVTSGWQPSDLVIIAARPGMGKTAFVVSAMRNAAVEFKKPVAIFSLEMSSLQLVNRLISAEAELDSEKIKKGNLADYEWAQLNHKISALSSAPIYIDDTPGLSIRELRTKCRRLKAHHDIQMIIIDYLQLMTGNTDGKGGGNREQEIASISRALKGIAKELNVPVLALSQLSRSVETRGGDKKPQLSDLRESGSIEQDADMVVFLYRPEYYKITEDEMGNPTQGTGEVIIAKHRNGSLETVQLKFIGKFTKFADLDGAGGFGDAGFNTGAFPTSTFDDDASGFAPNTIRLGSRINNDAPPTAQPFPRSNFDDGPPPF; encoded by the coding sequence ATGGGCGGCGCCTCGGGCAAGCTGCCTCCCCAGGCGCTGGAGCTGGAAGCCGCTGTACTTGGGGCCCTGATGCTGGAGAAAGATGCGCTAACCACGGTTATTGACATTCTGAAGGCGCAGAGCTTCTACAAAGATGGCCACCAGCGCATTTTCAAGGCCATCCTGAACCTGTTTGACAAGTCGGAGCCGATTGATATTCTGACCGTCACGCATGAGCTGCGCGAGATGGGCGAGCTGGAAGCCGCGGGTGGAGCGCACTACGTGGCCAACCTTACTTTCAAGGTGAACTCGGCGGCCAACATTGAGTACCACGCCCGTATCATCACCGAAAATGCCATCAAGCGGGAGCTGATTCGCATTGCCTCAGACATTCAGCGCGACGCGTTTGAGGACACCACCGACGTATTCAACCTGCTGGATAGCACCGAGCAGTCGTTGTTTGAAGTGTCGGAATCAAACATCCGCAAGAACTTTGATGACATGCGGAGCCTGATGGGTAAAGCCATCAAGGAACTCGAAGAAAAGAAGAACCAGAAGGACGGCCTCACGGGCGTACCCTCCGGCTTCTCTGCCCTCGACCGCGTAACCAGCGGCTGGCAACCCTCTGACTTAGTGATTATTGCAGCTAGGCCCGGTATGGGAAAAACTGCTTTCGTAGTGTCGGCGATGCGTAACGCGGCGGTAGAGTTTAAGAAGCCGGTGGCCATTTTTTCCCTGGAAATGTCCTCGCTGCAGCTCGTGAATCGTCTGATTTCGGCAGAGGCGGAGCTGGACTCGGAGAAGATTAAGAAGGGCAACCTGGCCGACTACGAGTGGGCCCAGCTCAACCACAAGATTTCGGCCCTGTCATCGGCCCCAATCTATATTGACGATACGCCGGGCCTCAGCATCCGGGAGCTGCGCACCAAGTGCCGCCGCCTCAAAGCCCACCACGATATTCAAATGATCATCATCGACTACCTGCAGCTGATGACGGGTAACACCGATGGCAAGGGTGGGGGTAACCGCGAACAGGAAATTGCCTCTATTTCGCGGGCGCTGAAGGGTATCGCCAAGGAACTCAATGTGCCGGTGCTGGCCCTGTCTCAGCTCTCGCGCTCGGTAGAAACCCGCGGCGGCGACAAAAAGCCCCAGCTAAGTGACCTTCGTGAATCAGGCTCTATTGAGCAGGACGCCGACATGGTGGTGTTTCTGTACCGTCCTGAGTACTATAAGATTACGGAGGATGAAATGGGCAACCCCACACAGGGCACTGGTGAGGTAATTATTGCCAAGCACCGGAACGGCTCACTGGAAACGGTGCAGCTCAAGTTCATTGGTAAGTTCACCAAGTTTGCCGACCTTGATGGGGCCGGTGGCTTCGGCGACGCCGGCTTTAATACCGGCGCTTTCCCCACCAGCACCTTCGATGATGATGCTTCGGGCTTTGCCCCGAACACCATCCGGCTGGGCTCACGCATCAACAACGATGCTCCGCCCACCGCGCAGCCATTCCCTCGCAGCAACTTTGATGATGGCCCCCCACCATTTTAA
- a CDS encoding UDP-N-acetylmuramate--L-alanine ligase, whose product MHNLALALHRRGAQVTGSDDEIFEPAKSRLAAAGLLPAEEGWFPEKVSAELDAVIVGMHARPDNPELLKAQELGLRVYSFPEFIYEASRDKQRVVIGGSHGKTSITSLILHVLRFHGRKFDYAVGAQLEGFDLMVQLTEDAPIIIIEGDEYLSSPIDRRPKFHLYQHHIGVISGISWDHINVFPTEEMYREQFKIFADMTPKAGTLIYDQDDEQVQLVTVPSNPDVTYIGYGPHEHVIRNGKTFLLNKKDEEVPVQVFGEHNLRNISAAKEVCKCLGIKGKDFYEALGTFKGAARRLELVREGNGSVVYKDFAHAPSKLKATATAFKKQYPKRKLVACLELHTFSSLNPQFLPQYAHTFDAPDVAVVYFNPHVLEHKRLPPLPPEAVTQAFQRPDLQVFTDSKLLAEFLHAQNWHDANLLMMSSGTFDGLDLAQLATEVTR is encoded by the coding sequence ATGCATAATCTCGCGCTGGCTCTGCACCGCCGAGGTGCCCAGGTAACGGGCTCCGACGACGAAATCTTTGAGCCTGCTAAAAGCCGTTTGGCCGCTGCTGGCCTGCTACCCGCCGAGGAAGGGTGGTTTCCGGAAAAAGTAAGCGCCGAGCTGGACGCCGTGATTGTGGGCATGCACGCCCGCCCCGACAATCCTGAGCTGCTCAAAGCCCAGGAGCTAGGCCTACGGGTGTACTCCTTCCCTGAGTTTATCTATGAGGCCTCGCGGGACAAGCAGCGGGTGGTAATTGGCGGCTCACACGGCAAAACCAGTATTACCTCGCTCATTCTGCACGTGCTCCGCTTCCACGGCCGCAAGTTCGACTACGCCGTTGGTGCGCAGCTGGAGGGCTTTGATCTGATGGTGCAGCTGACGGAAGACGCGCCCATCATCATTATTGAAGGCGATGAGTACCTGTCGTCGCCGATTGACCGGCGGCCTAAGTTTCACTTGTATCAGCACCACATTGGGGTTATTTCCGGCATCAGCTGGGACCACATCAACGTGTTCCCAACCGAGGAAATGTACCGGGAGCAGTTCAAAATCTTCGCCGACATGACGCCCAAGGCCGGCACCCTGATCTATGACCAAGACGACGAGCAGGTGCAGCTGGTTACGGTGCCCTCAAACCCCGATGTAACCTACATTGGCTACGGCCCGCATGAGCACGTTATCCGGAACGGCAAAACCTTCCTGCTCAATAAGAAAGACGAGGAAGTGCCCGTGCAGGTATTTGGCGAGCATAACCTCCGCAATATCTCGGCGGCCAAGGAGGTCTGCAAATGCTTAGGCATAAAGGGCAAGGATTTCTACGAAGCCCTGGGCACGTTTAAAGGAGCTGCCCGCCGCCTGGAGCTGGTACGGGAAGGTAATGGGTCAGTGGTTTATAAAGACTTTGCCCACGCTCCCAGCAAGCTGAAGGCCACCGCCACGGCTTTCAAAAAGCAGTACCCCAAGCGTAAGTTGGTAGCCTGCCTGGAACTACACACCTTCAGCTCCCTGAACCCGCAATTTCTGCCCCAATACGCCCATACGTTTGATGCGCCCGACGTGGCCGTGGTGTATTTCAACCCTCACGTGCTGGAGCACAAACGCCTGCCGCCTCTGCCCCCCGAGGCAGTAACCCAGGCCTTCCAGCGCCCCGATTTGCAGGTGTTTACCGACAGCAAGCTGCTGGCAGAGTTTCTGCATGCCCAAAACTGGCACGACGCCAATCTGTTAATGATGTCTTCGGGTACGTTTGATGGGCTGGATCTGGCTCAGCTCGCCACCGAGGTTACCCGATGA
- a CDS encoding lipocalin family protein, with protein sequence MANLLKRRRPTLFTAVAATVATGVAVYSYAKRKMHPALPTVAHVDLHKYKGLWYEVARLPTRFEKGCQHVTAEYKLRPDGKIQVLNTCHKEGLNGPAETATAVARSVDPSNSKLKVQFFWPFEGDYWIIDLDHADYQYALVGEPSRKNLWILSRMPHLERSIRDRLIAHARDLGFPVDNLIYTPQPMNEKP encoded by the coding sequence ATGGCTAATTTGCTGAAACGTCGTCGCCCTACCCTCTTTACCGCTGTTGCGGCTACGGTTGCAACTGGTGTAGCCGTATACTCCTATGCCAAGCGGAAAATGCACCCCGCGCTGCCCACCGTGGCGCACGTAGATCTGCATAAGTACAAGGGCTTATGGTACGAGGTGGCCCGCCTCCCGACCCGGTTTGAGAAAGGCTGCCAGCACGTAACCGCCGAGTACAAGCTCCGGCCCGATGGTAAGATACAGGTACTCAATACCTGCCACAAGGAAGGCCTCAACGGCCCCGCCGAAACGGCCACCGCTGTAGCGCGCTCCGTAGATCCTTCCAATAGCAAGCTGAAGGTGCAGTTCTTCTGGCCCTTCGAGGGCGACTACTGGATTATTGACCTCGACCACGCCGATTACCAGTACGCGTTGGTAGGAGAACCCAGCCGCAAGAATCTCTGGATTCTGAGCCGCATGCCCCACTTAGAGCGTAGCATCCGCGACCGGCTTATTGCCCACGCCCGCGACCTGGGCTTCCCCGTCGATAACCTGATTTACACGCCCCAGCCCATGAATGAGAAGCCCTAG
- a CDS encoding alpha/beta fold hydrolase, giving the protein MRQPILLLHGALATQAQLKPLARELSAFFAVHSLTFSGHGGRPAGPTGLTMQQCAAEVTEFLDAHGLETTHVFGFSLGGYAALAAALKAPERFRSITTLGTKFNWSPATAALETRMLDLTTMQEKVPQYVQQLEQLHQPTPVADLLSSTAQLLRGLGDAPLLTPENLSTLEVPVQVLVGELDKTAGVDPTRHFTDFMPRALFEIIMNTPHPLEKVNPDLLFSRILRFVETVEEGLI; this is encoded by the coding sequence ATGAGACAACCCATTTTACTATTACACGGCGCCCTGGCCACCCAGGCCCAGCTAAAGCCCCTGGCACGGGAGTTATCGGCTTTCTTTGCCGTGCACTCCCTCACCTTCAGTGGGCATGGTGGCCGCCCCGCCGGCCCCACCGGGCTTACCATGCAGCAGTGCGCCGCCGAAGTCACGGAGTTTCTGGATGCTCACGGGCTAGAGACCACACATGTATTTGGGTTTAGCCTTGGGGGCTACGCGGCGCTAGCGGCAGCCCTAAAAGCGCCCGAGCGCTTCCGCAGCATCACTACCTTGGGCACTAAGTTCAACTGGTCGCCGGCAACGGCGGCCCTTGAAACGCGAATGCTGGACCTGACCACCATGCAGGAAAAGGTACCTCAGTATGTGCAGCAACTGGAGCAGCTGCACCAGCCCACGCCCGTAGCTGACCTGCTCAGCTCCACTGCTCAGCTCCTGCGCGGCCTCGGCGATGCACCCCTGCTTACCCCCGAGAATCTTTCTACCCTGGAGGTACCAGTGCAGGTGCTGGTGGGCGAGTTGGATAAGACGGCTGGCGTTGACCCCACCCGGCATTTCACTGACTTCATGCCCCGCGCCTTGTTCGAGATAATTATGAATACGCCACACCCACTGGAAAAGGTAAACCCCGACCTGCTGTTCTCCCGCATCCTCCGGTTCGTGGAAACGGTAGAGGAAGGCCTCATCTAA
- a CDS encoding vWA domain-containing protein, with amino-acid sequence MARLVLTVCLLWGLLAPWPSRAQNVPPTQPRTTRILFVLDASGSMRAPWEGQQRWDVAKSLLSKMVDSLNAYPHLELALRAYGHQHDNKENNCEDSKLEVAFAPKNAAAIKARLKTIEPKGNTPITYSLLQSAQDFPADRTARNVLILITDGLESCKGDPCATAVALQRKHVFLKPFVIGIGAEREFGRQLECLGQYYNAADVKTFRTILNDVVAQTLAKTTVAVNLTDEAGRPVESNVNMTFINNVTEQPEYNYVHFRDAQGKPDVLDIDALQSYDLVINTVPPVRQQNLPIRPGKANVLTYKTPQGTLWLQNPASSPNPYGTVQAVVRARGNAATVVALPFGSKQKLLAGDYEVELLTLPRQIKRISVKQGQETAVTYEAPGILNIVSDLKGYGSIYKLNNDESQTWVYNLPDGGSSKINLPMQPGAYRLVFRTKTATGSQFTDVRNFTIRPSQTSSVSIFGK; translated from the coding sequence ATGGCTCGTCTGGTCCTGACTGTGTGCTTACTTTGGGGGCTACTGGCCCCTTGGCCCAGTCGTGCCCAAAACGTGCCGCCTACTCAGCCCCGTACTACCCGCATCCTATTCGTGTTGGATGCGTCGGGCTCCATGCGGGCGCCGTGGGAAGGTCAGCAGCGTTGGGACGTGGCCAAGAGTTTACTATCCAAGATGGTGGATTCCCTGAACGCGTATCCGCACCTAGAGTTGGCGCTGCGGGCCTACGGGCACCAGCACGACAACAAGGAGAACAACTGTGAAGACTCGAAGCTGGAAGTGGCGTTTGCACCAAAAAACGCAGCTGCCATCAAGGCCCGACTCAAGACCATTGAACCGAAGGGCAATACGCCCATCACCTACTCCTTGCTGCAATCGGCCCAGGATTTCCCAGCAGACCGCACAGCCCGCAACGTACTCATCCTGATTACCGATGGTCTGGAATCGTGCAAGGGCGACCCGTGCGCTACGGCCGTAGCGCTGCAGCGTAAGCACGTGTTCCTGAAGCCCTTCGTGATTGGGATTGGGGCGGAGCGGGAATTTGGGCGGCAACTGGAGTGCCTAGGCCAGTATTACAACGCGGCGGATGTAAAAACCTTTCGCACCATCCTCAACGATGTAGTAGCCCAGACCCTGGCCAAGACCACCGTGGCCGTGAACCTGACGGATGAAGCCGGCCGGCCCGTGGAGTCGAACGTGAACATGACGTTTATCAACAACGTCACGGAGCAGCCGGAATACAACTACGTACACTTCCGCGACGCCCAGGGTAAACCCGACGTGCTCGACATCGACGCCCTGCAGAGCTACGATCTGGTGATTAACACGGTGCCCCCGGTGCGGCAGCAGAACCTGCCCATCCGGCCGGGTAAGGCGAACGTGCTCACCTATAAAACGCCGCAGGGCACGCTCTGGCTGCAAAACCCGGCCAGCTCGCCTAACCCCTATGGCACGGTGCAAGCGGTGGTGCGGGCCAGGGGCAACGCGGCCACGGTGGTAGCGCTGCCTTTTGGCAGCAAGCAGAAGCTGCTGGCCGGTGATTATGAAGTGGAGCTGCTGACTCTGCCTCGCCAGATTAAACGAATTTCAGTGAAGCAGGGCCAGGAAACCGCCGTAACCTATGAGGCACCCGGCATTCTCAACATCGTGTCGGATCTGAAGGGCTATGGCAGCATCTACAAGCTCAACAACGACGAGTCGCAGACGTGGGTGTACAACCTCCCCGACGGCGGCAGCAGCAAAATCAACCTGCCTATGCAGCCGGGAGCCTACCGCCTCGTGTTCCGCACCAAAACCGCCACCGGCAGCCAGTTTACTGATGTGCGCAACTTCACCATTCGCCCGAGCCAAACCAGCTCGGTCAGCATTTTCGGGAAATGA
- a CDS encoding M23 family metallopeptidase, translated as MLYSFLKTQPRLLSLALPFLVLLGMQPTSCGGQEPDSSARPQPASTTPPDAKVAVPNGYFLFPIKPGQPNYLAASMGELRPNHFHGGLDIKTDGRVDLPVYASADGYVSRMKQSSYGYGNVLYITHPNGLTTVYGHLNHFRGPVAQELRRQQYAKQTYELELFFKPDQFPVKRGELVALSGNTGGSAGPHVHWEVRTAQDHQLNPLQWGGFPEIQDHVRPILQAFGVEALSIDARVQGKFGKQVFVPKAPALPNGGGYVWPDTITAYGTVGLLLQGFDRFDVVWNKYGFQKVDVLVNNEPLYSHVIDDIPFPEGARQINRHTDYEWRFTNGRLLEKLFVDDGNDLSMYTTGPRKGRLRVQDGQLYNVEVRMSDSYGNMTPLRFVLRGKQPSYTKTRSAAVKTPALRYDVSRNLLVATAADPDTAAVGGNLTLYKGDRRLTLKPSYTEQSQNVYLYDLRAGRPDSMQFGRVTKRFERQALIPSGRDFSFTTANMSLGFGPKTLFDTLYIQTSYKAGLWTVHLPRTPLYQTLRMTLKPEVEVADKPRSAIYSVAANGGKAYVGGKWDGNNITANIKTFGQFRILTDTIPPSARLVSKGAGGLVFKVGDDLSGLAGYKLEIGGQFRMLRFEHKNATLFTERDDQLGPPLRGPATLRITDQAGNEKVLSFTL; from the coding sequence ATGCTCTATTCCTTTTTAAAGACCCAACCGCGGTTGCTCAGTCTGGCATTGCCCTTTCTGGTGCTGCTGGGCATGCAGCCCACTTCCTGCGGAGGCCAGGAGCCGGACTCGTCGGCCAGGCCGCAGCCCGCTTCCACTACCCCGCCCGATGCGAAAGTTGCTGTGCCCAATGGGTACTTTCTCTTTCCTATCAAGCCGGGCCAGCCTAATTACCTGGCCGCCAGCATGGGGGAGCTTCGCCCCAACCACTTTCACGGGGGCCTCGATATTAAAACCGATGGCCGCGTAGACCTGCCCGTGTATGCCTCGGCCGATGGCTACGTGTCGCGGATGAAACAGAGCAGCTACGGCTACGGCAACGTGCTCTACATCACGCACCCCAACGGTCTCACTACGGTGTACGGCCACCTGAACCACTTCCGGGGGCCGGTGGCGCAGGAGCTTCGCCGCCAGCAATATGCGAAGCAGACCTACGAGCTGGAGTTGTTCTTCAAGCCCGATCAGTTTCCGGTGAAGCGCGGTGAGCTGGTGGCGCTTTCGGGCAACACGGGTGGCTCGGCAGGACCACACGTACACTGGGAGGTGCGCACCGCCCAAGACCACCAGCTAAACCCGCTGCAGTGGGGCGGCTTCCCGGAAATACAAGACCACGTGCGGCCAATTCTGCAGGCATTTGGCGTGGAGGCCCTGAGCATTGATGCCCGCGTGCAGGGCAAGTTTGGCAAGCAGGTATTCGTGCCGAAAGCGCCGGCCCTGCCTAATGGAGGCGGCTACGTTTGGCCCGATACTATTACTGCCTACGGCACCGTAGGCCTGTTGCTGCAGGGCTTTGACCGCTTTGATGTGGTGTGGAACAAGTACGGCTTTCAGAAGGTAGACGTGCTGGTAAACAACGAGCCGCTCTACTCCCACGTCATCGACGACATTCCCTTTCCGGAGGGCGCCCGCCAGATCAACCGCCATACCGACTATGAGTGGCGCTTCACCAATGGGCGTCTGCTGGAAAAGCTGTTCGTGGATGATGGCAATGACCTGAGCATGTACACCACCGGCCCCAGGAAAGGGCGTCTGCGGGTGCAGGACGGCCAGCTCTACAACGTGGAAGTAAGGATGTCGGACTCGTATGGCAACATGACGCCCTTACGGTTTGTGCTGCGCGGGAAGCAGCCCAGCTACACCAAAACCCGCTCGGCAGCCGTGAAAACGCCTGCCCTGCGCTACGACGTAAGCCGCAACCTGCTGGTGGCCACCGCCGCCGACCCCGACACGGCAGCTGTGGGAGGCAACCTCACCCTGTACAAAGGCGACCGGCGACTTACACTGAAGCCCAGCTACACTGAGCAGAGCCAGAACGTGTACCTCTACGACCTGCGCGCCGGCCGCCCCGACTCCATGCAATTTGGACGCGTTACGAAGCGTTTTGAGCGGCAGGCACTTATCCCCTCGGGCCGCGACTTCAGCTTCACCACGGCCAACATGAGCCTGGGCTTCGGACCCAAAACGTTGTTTGATACACTCTACATCCAGACCAGCTACAAGGCCGGCCTCTGGACGGTGCACCTGCCCCGTACGCCGCTCTACCAAACCCTGCGCATGACCTTGAAGCCCGAGGTAGAAGTAGCCGACAAACCCCGCTCTGCCATTTACTCAGTGGCGGCCAACGGCGGGAAGGCCTATGTGGGCGGTAAGTGGGATGGCAACAACATCACCGCCAACATCAAAACCTTTGGCCAATTCCGCATTCTCACGGATACCATTCCTCCGTCGGCCCGCCTTGTCAGCAAAGGCGCCGGTGGGCTGGTGTTTAAAGTGGGCGACGATCTTTCGGGTCTGGCTGGCTACAAACTGGAAATAGGGGGGCAATTCCGGATGCTTCGCTTCGAGCACAAAAATGCTACCCTCTTCACTGAGCGCGACGACCAGCTTGGCCCTCCCCTGCGCGGCCCTGCTACGCTGCGCATCACTGACCAGGCTGGCAACGAGAAAGTCCTGAGCTTCACCCTCTGA
- a CDS encoding fumarylacetoacetate hydrolase family protein: MKILCIGRNYAEHIAELQNETPDAPVIFAKPDTALLQRNQPFFLPDFSQDIHHEIELVLRICKNGKNIEEKFAPSYFDAIGLGIDFTARDLQSKLKSKGLPWELAKGFDGSAPISQEFKPVADFQDLKNINFRLEVNGEVRQQGNSSLMLHDFNKIISYISQFITLKMGDLIFTGTPSGVGQVKMGDQLTGYIEDEKLLDLAVK; encoded by the coding sequence ATGAAAATTCTTTGCATAGGCCGCAACTACGCCGAACATATTGCTGAACTTCAGAACGAAACTCCCGACGCACCCGTCATTTTTGCCAAGCCTGATACGGCGCTACTGCAGCGCAACCAGCCCTTTTTCCTCCCCGATTTCTCTCAAGATATTCACCATGAGATTGAGCTGGTGCTGCGCATTTGCAAAAACGGCAAGAACATCGAGGAGAAGTTTGCTCCCAGTTATTTCGACGCCATAGGCCTGGGTATTGACTTTACCGCCCGCGACCTGCAGAGCAAGCTCAAGAGCAAAGGCCTACCTTGGGAGCTGGCCAAAGGCTTTGATGGCTCAGCCCCTATTTCTCAGGAATTCAAGCCCGTAGCCGACTTTCAGGATCTGAAGAACATCAACTTTCGCTTGGAAGTAAACGGCGAGGTGCGCCAGCAGGGCAACTCCAGCCTCATGCTCCACGACTTCAATAAGATTATCAGCTACATCTCCCAGTTCATCACCCTGAAAATGGGTGACCTGATTTTTACCGGTACCCCCAGCGGCGTAGGCCAGGTAAAAATGGGTGACCAGCTTACTGGCTATATCGAAGATGAGAAGCTGCTGGATCTGGCCGTAAAGTAA
- a CDS encoding transketolase: protein MAQESSFAASSETHTPTATKSVDQLKQIAAQVRRDIVRMVHAVNSGHPGGSLGCTDLLVALYFKVMKHHPEPFDMNGIGQDLFFLSNGHISPVFYSVLARSGYFPVAELATFRKLNSRLQGHPATHEHLPGIRVASGSLGQGLSVAIGAAQAKKLNNDDRTVFVLMGDGELEEGQIWEAAMYAPHHKVDNLIAFVDRNGQQIDGPTDKIGGLGDLRAKFEAFNWRVLETDGNDLEKLLPTIEEAQSLLGQGQPIMVLMDTQMGFGVDYMMGTHKWHGTAPNDEQLEKALQQLSVEEAGDY from the coding sequence ATGGCTCAGGAATCCTCTTTCGCCGCTTCCTCCGAAACCCACACCCCAACTGCTACGAAGTCAGTTGATCAGCTGAAGCAGATTGCAGCTCAGGTGCGCCGCGACATCGTGCGTATGGTGCACGCGGTAAACTCGGGCCACCCCGGCGGCTCGCTGGGCTGCACCGACCTGCTGGTGGCGCTCTATTTCAAAGTGATGAAGCACCACCCCGAGCCTTTCGACATGAACGGCATCGGCCAGGACCTGTTCTTCCTCTCCAATGGGCACATCTCGCCGGTATTTTACTCAGTATTGGCCCGCTCAGGCTATTTCCCCGTGGCTGAGCTGGCTACGTTCCGGAAGCTGAACTCGCGGTTACAAGGCCACCCCGCCACCCACGAGCACCTGCCCGGCATCCGCGTTGCTTCGGGCTCGCTAGGCCAGGGACTAAGCGTAGCCATTGGCGCCGCACAAGCCAAGAAACTCAACAATGACGACCGCACCGTATTTGTGCTGATGGGCGATGGTGAGCTGGAAGAAGGCCAGATCTGGGAGGCAGCTATGTACGCTCCGCACCACAAAGTAGATAACCTCATTGCTTTCGTAGACCGCAATGGCCAGCAGATTGATGGCCCCACCGACAAGATTGGTGGCCTAGGCGACCTGCGCGCCAAGTTCGAAGCCTTCAACTGGCGCGTGCTGGAAACCGACGGCAATGACCTGGAGAAACTCCTCCCCACTATCGAAGAAGCGCAGTCATTGCTAGGCCAGGGCCAGCCCATTATGGTGCTGATGGATACCCAGATGGGCTTCGGCGTTGACTATATGATGGGCACGCACAAGTGGCACGGCACGGCTCCGAATGATGAGCAGCTGGAAAAAGCCCTGCAGCAGCTGAGCGTAGAGGAAGCCGGCGACTACTAA